The window CTTCCGTACTTACGAAGAGAAAGTTAACTCTCACGGAGGTGAAGAGGTTCGTGGTTACCACAAGCCAATCATGATTGCTGGTGGTATGGGTAACATTCGTGACGAGCACGTTCAGAAGAAAGAGATCCCAGTAGGTGCAAGCCTAATCGTACTGGGTGGTCCTGCAATGAACATCGGTCTTGGCGGTGGTGCAGCTTCTTCAATGGCATCTGGTCAATCAGCCGAAGACCTAGATTTCGCTTCAGTACAGCGTGAAAACCCAGAGATGGAACGCCGCTGTCAGGAAGTGATCGACCGTTGTTGGCAACTTGGTGATGCTAACCCTATCGCATTTATCCACGATGTGGGCGCGGGCGGTATCTCGAACGCACTTCCAGAGCTTGTGGACGATGGCGAACGTGGTGGTATCTTCCAACTGCGTGATGTACCAAATGATGAACCAGGCATGAGCCCACTTGAGATCTGGTGTAACGAATCTCAAGAGCGTTACGTAATGGCGGTTGCGCCAGAGAATATGGAAGTATTCGACGCAATCTGTAAGCGTGAGCGTGCACCATACGCAGTAGTAGGCATCGCAACTGAAGAGCGTGAACTGAAACTTGAAGATTCACACTTCGAGAATACGCCAATCGACATGCCAATGGATGTGCTTCTTGGTAAGACGCCTAAGATGCACCGTGATGCGAAAACGCTTAAAGCGAACAACCCAGCGGTTAACCGTGACGGTATCGAGCTAAACGAAGCAGTGGATCGCGTTCTACGTCTACCAACGGTTGCAGAGAAAACATTCCTTATCACTATCGGTGACCGCACAGTAACGGGTCTAGTTGCTCGTGACCAAATGGTTGGTCCTTGGCAGGTGCCTGTTGCTAACTGCGCAGTGACCGCAGCAAGCTACGACACTTACCACGGTGAAGCGATGTCGATGGGTGAGCGTACACCAGTGGCTCTACTAGACTTCGGCGCTTCTGCTCGTCTAGCGGTTGGTGAAGCAATCACAAACATTGCAGCGACAAACATCGGTGATATCAAACACATTAAACTGTCTGCAAACTGGATGTCTCCAGCTGGCCACCCGGGTGAAGACGCAGGTCTTTACGAAGCAGTAAAAGCTGTAGGTGAAGAGCTATGTCCAGCACTTGGCCTGACTATCCCTGTGGGTAAAGACTCAATGTCGATGAAGACCAAGTGGGAAGAGAACGGTGAGCAGAAAGAAGTAACCTCTCCGCTATCTCTAATCATCACTGCGTTTGCTCGTGTTGAAGATGTGCGTAAGTCAATCACGCCACAACTTCGTACTGACAAAGGTGCTACATCACTAGTTCTTATCGACCTAGGTAACGGTCAGAACCGTCTAGGTGCAACGGCTCTAGCACAGGTTTACAAGCAGCTTGGTGATAAGCCAGCAGACGTAGACAACGCAGCGCAGCTAAAAGGTTTCTACGAGGGCGTTCAAACTCTAGTAGCGAACGGCCAAGTAGTGGCTTATCACGATAAGGGTGACGGTGGTCTATTCGTTACTCTAGCTGAGATGGCATTCGCGGGTCACTGTGGCGTTAAAGCTGACATCGCTGACCTTTATTCAGAAGAGAAGGGCGAAGATGCACTAGCGGCGCTATTCAACGAGGAGTTAGGTGCGGTCCTTCAGGTTAAGAATGAAGATTTAGACGCTGTACTTTCAACGCTAGCAGCAAACGATCTTGAAGCGTGTTCACACGTAATTGGCTCTGTAGAAGCATCTGATGAGCTAGTGATTACTTCTGGTGAGACAGTAGTTCTTGAGCGTAACCGTACTGAACTACGCACTATCTGGGCAGAGACAACGCACAAGATGCAAGGTCTACGTGATAACCCAGTATGTGCTGACCAAGAGCACGAAGCGAAGAAAGACAACTCTGACCCAGGCCTAAACGTCAAGCTAAGCTTCGATGTAAATGAAGACATCGCAGCGCCTTACATTGCGGGTTCTATGGTAAATACTGGCGCGAAGCCTAAGATGGCAATTCTGCGTGAGCAGGGCGTTAACTCTCACGTTGAGATGGCAGCAGCCTTTGACCGTGCAGGTTTTGAAGCAACGGATATCCACATGAGCGACATCCTAACGGGTCAAGCGGTTCTAGAAGAATACCAAGGCCTAGTGGCGTGTGGTGGCTTCTCTTACGGTGACGTACTTGGTGCGGGTGAAGGTTGGGCTAAATCAATCCTGTTCAATGAGCAAGCGCGCAACCAGTTTGAAGGCTTCTTTAAGCGTGAAGATACGTTCTCTCTAGGTGTGTGTAACGGCTGTCAGATGCTATCGAACCTGAAAGAGCTAATCCCAGGTGCAGACCTATGGCCTCGCTTCGTTCGTAACGAATCTGAGCGTTTTGAAGCTCGCTTTAGCCTAGTTGAAGTACAAAAGTCTGACTCTGTATTCTTCGACGGCATGGCAGGTTCTCGTATGCCGATCGCAGTGTCTCACGGTGAAGGCCGCGTAGAAGTACGTGACGCAGACCACCTAGCGGCGATTGAAGCATCAGGTACTATTGCAGTTCGTTACGTGGATAACCACGGTAACCCAACTCAGCAATACCCGAACAACCCGAACGGTTCGCCAAACGCAATCACAGGTCTAACGACTGCTGATGGCCGCGTAACTATCATGATGCCGCATCCAGAGCGTGTATTCCGCACAGTAGCGAACTCATGGTCTCCAGAAGGTTGGGGTGAGAACGGTGCTTGGATGCGTTTGTTCCAAAACGCACGTAAGAACATTGGCTAACCATGACTTAGTCAACGGTTAACGAAAATAGTAAAGCGCTGGTTGAGAGACCGGCGCTTTTTTATTTTAGGGAATCGAGAATAGACTTCGCCCTATAGGACGCTGCGCTTCGAGAGTCGGGAAAAATAGCGGCGTCATTTCCTAGACTGACGAAGGAAGGAGTAGGAAATCTCTTTTGAACAATGAATAGGGAGAGATCCCCAACTCACTCGTGCCTTGTTCTTGAGGATGACGATTAAATTGCGTTGGACTCATAAGGTGTTGACAGTATTAATTCCTAAATAGACAAAATGAAATCGTCTCCCGTCTCCCGTCTCCCGTCTCCCGTCTCCCGTCTCCCGTCTCCCGTCTCCCGTCTCCCGTCTCCCGTCTCCCATAAAAAACTTGCAGCGTTTCGCTAACTTTTATGCTCTAATACCGCGCTTACCAAGGGATGGTGTTAAACAGCTCAGCTTAGATGGAGTTATCAAGTTGACCGAATCCCTGATTAATCCCTTAGGAAATGAAAGAAATGGCTAAAAATCCAAAATTTGCTATCCGCGTAACTGAAAAACGTAACGGTTGGAGCGCAGAGATCACTCGTCAGGTGACTTCTCGTAAAGTAGTAGTATCAAAACGTGAAACTGGTTTTGACAGCGAAGAGAAAGCACAAGCTTGGGCTGAGCA is drawn from Vibrio campbellii CAIM 519 = NBRC 15631 = ATCC 25920 and contains these coding sequences:
- a CDS encoding DUF3622 domain-containing protein encodes the protein MAKNPKFAIRVTEKRNGWSAEITRQVTSRKVVVSKRETGFDSEEKAQAWAEQELAGFVQNQVVRNERKAVQRQEREAEQLAAKVRKEEARKAREADVDTDEE
- the purL gene encoding phosphoribosylformylglycinamidine synthase; its protein translation is MRILRGSPALSEFRVNKLLELCREQDLPVTGIYAEFMHFADLKSDLDAQELEKLEKLLTYGPTIEEHEPEGLLLLVTPRPGTISPWSSKSTDIAINCGLDKVKRLERGTAYYVETSTPLNDAQMADVKALIHDRMMEVTFTDFDAANALFQAAEPAPVADVDLLKGGRAALENANVTLGLALADDEIEYLYDAFVNKLERNPTDIELMMFAQANSEHCRHKIFNADWTIDGVKQEKSLFKMIKNTFETTPENVLSAYKDNAAVMVGSDVGRFFPNPETRQYGYSQEKAHILMKVETHNHPTAISPWPGASTGSGGEIRDEGATGIGGKPKAGLVGFTTSNLRIPGFEQPWETDFGKPGRIVNALDIMLEGPLGGAAFNNEFGRPNLLGYFRTYEEKVNSHGGEEVRGYHKPIMIAGGMGNIRDEHVQKKEIPVGASLIVLGGPAMNIGLGGGAASSMASGQSAEDLDFASVQRENPEMERRCQEVIDRCWQLGDANPIAFIHDVGAGGISNALPELVDDGERGGIFQLRDVPNDEPGMSPLEIWCNESQERYVMAVAPENMEVFDAICKRERAPYAVVGIATEERELKLEDSHFENTPIDMPMDVLLGKTPKMHRDAKTLKANNPAVNRDGIELNEAVDRVLRLPTVAEKTFLITIGDRTVTGLVARDQMVGPWQVPVANCAVTAASYDTYHGEAMSMGERTPVALLDFGASARLAVGEAITNIAATNIGDIKHIKLSANWMSPAGHPGEDAGLYEAVKAVGEELCPALGLTIPVGKDSMSMKTKWEENGEQKEVTSPLSLIITAFARVEDVRKSITPQLRTDKGATSLVLIDLGNGQNRLGATALAQVYKQLGDKPADVDNAAQLKGFYEGVQTLVANGQVVAYHDKGDGGLFVTLAEMAFAGHCGVKADIADLYSEEKGEDALAALFNEELGAVLQVKNEDLDAVLSTLAANDLEACSHVIGSVEASDELVITSGETVVLERNRTELRTIWAETTHKMQGLRDNPVCADQEHEAKKDNSDPGLNVKLSFDVNEDIAAPYIAGSMVNTGAKPKMAILREQGVNSHVEMAAAFDRAGFEATDIHMSDILTGQAVLEEYQGLVACGGFSYGDVLGAGEGWAKSILFNEQARNQFEGFFKREDTFSLGVCNGCQMLSNLKELIPGADLWPRFVRNESERFEARFSLVEVQKSDSVFFDGMAGSRMPIAVSHGEGRVEVRDADHLAAIEASGTIAVRYVDNHGNPTQQYPNNPNGSPNAITGLTTADGRVTIMMPHPERVFRTVANSWSPEGWGENGAWMRLFQNARKNIG